In a single window of the Orbaceae bacterium lpD04 genome:
- a CDS encoding PTS mannose/fructose/sorbose transporter subunit IIC, whose product MEMSVLQIILLFIYACIAGIGSVLDEFQTHRPLIACTMVGLILGDVEKGVILGGFLEFIALGWMNIGAAQSPDSALASIISTILVIVGKQDIPTGIAIALPVAAAGQILTVFSRTITVFFQHAADRAALQAKFHTLDLLHVSALFVQALRVAIPSLIIAIYVDATTLNSLLNDIPDVITRGLQVAGGFIVVVGYAMVLNMMWVKYLVPFFFAGFLVGGYLDFSLLAFGALGAIIAIIYIQLNPNYRKLPAVATSTTDNVAFDELDD is encoded by the coding sequence ATGGAGATGAGTGTATTACAAATAATTTTACTATTTATTTATGCTTGTATTGCCGGTATTGGCAGTGTACTCGATGAGTTTCAAACACATCGACCATTAATTGCTTGTACGATGGTAGGTTTAATTTTAGGTGATGTTGAAAAAGGCGTTATTTTAGGCGGGTTCCTAGAGTTTATTGCCTTAGGGTGGATGAACATTGGCGCTGCGCAATCACCTGATTCAGCACTAGCAAGCATTATCTCAACAATCTTAGTTATTGTAGGTAAACAAGACATACCAACAGGTATTGCCATTGCGCTACCCGTTGCGGCGGCTGGACAAATTTTAACGGTATTTTCACGCACTATTACGGTATTTTTCCAGCATGCGGCAGATAGAGCAGCGCTACAAGCTAAATTTCATACATTAGATTTATTGCATGTTTCAGCACTATTTGTACAAGCGTTACGCGTTGCTATTCCCTCGCTAATTATTGCTATTTATGTTGATGCGACAACATTAAATTCGCTACTTAACGATATTCCAGATGTCATTACCCGAGGCTTACAAGTTGCGGGAGGATTCATTGTGGTAGTTGGCTATGCCATGGTACTTAATATGATGTGGGTTAAATACCTTGTGCCGTTCTTTTTTGCCGGTTTTTTAGTCGGCGGATATCTTGATTTTAGTTTACTCGCGTTTGGTGCATTAGGGGCAATTATTGCAATTATCTATATTCAACTTAATCCTAACTATAGAAAATTGCCGGCAGT
- a CDS encoding mannose/fructose/sorbose PTS transporter subunit IIB: MIINFARIDDRLIHGQVTTVWVKEAKAERIIICNDAIYEDDLRKTLLKQAAPPGIKVNVVNIDKAVSVYNNPKYEQETVFYLFTNPKDVLAVVEKGVPIKSINIGGMAYKEGKTQITKSVSLDKNDVDAFNQLNELNIKLDLRVVYSDPSIDFIKKINEVDIA, encoded by the coding sequence ATGATTATTAACTTTGCACGGATTGATGACCGCCTTATTCATGGACAAGTTACCACCGTTTGGGTAAAAGAGGCAAAAGCTGAGCGCATTATTATCTGTAATGATGCGATTTATGAAGATGATTTACGCAAAACATTATTAAAACAAGCTGCGCCGCCGGGAATTAAAGTTAATGTTGTTAATATTGATAAAGCAGTTTCAGTTTATAACAACCCTAAATATGAGCAAGAGACGGTATTTTATTTATTCACCAATCCTAAAGATGTATTAGCCGTTGTGGAAAAAGGCGTGCCAATTAAATCGATCAATATTGGTGGAATGGCATATAAAGAAGGAAAAACACAAATAACCAAATCCGTATCATTAGATAAAAATGATGTTGATGCGTTTAATCAGCTAAACGAATTGAATATTAAGCTAGATTTAAGAGTAGTTTACAGTGATCCATCAATTGATTTTATCAAAAAAATTAATGAAGTTGATATTGCTTAG
- a CDS encoding mannose/fructose/sorbose PTS transporter subunit IIA — protein MINIIMCGHGQLAIAMKESIAMIYGDVENIIAIDFNKGENRETLVQKMSEVINFDAETLIVVDLFGGSPYNAAAEIAFNAPNIEMICGMSLPLCLEMIDNIANMSLSEMTNYLVQVGKHCVQKFNKTVIQNEEEEDFI, from the coding sequence ATGATCAATATCATCATGTGTGGTCATGGGCAACTCGCTATCGCCATGAAAGAATCAATAGCGATGATTTATGGTGATGTTGAAAACATCATTGCAATTGATTTTAACAAAGGTGAAAACCGTGAAACGTTAGTACAAAAAATGTCTGAAGTTATCAATTTTGATGCAGAGACATTAATTGTTGTCGATTTATTTGGTGGTAGCCCCTATAACGCTGCGGCAGAAATCGCCTTTAACGCACCAAATATTGAGATGATTTGTGGTATGTCATTACCTTTGTGCCTTGAAATGATTGATAACATAGCGAACATGTCGCTGAGTGAAATGACAAATTATTTGGTTCAAGTAGGTAAGCATTGTGTACAAAAATTTAATAAAACTGTCATACAAAATGAAGAAGAAGAGGACTTTATATGA